Proteins from a single region of Nitratidesulfovibrio sp.:
- a CDS encoding cell division protein ZapB, which produces MELIDLLETRVTALLSQLETLREENSRLREEVEGGLSTLVEENRILKEALEEERTVKDAVLTRIDALLLRLRDQTGDA; this is translated from the coding sequence ATGGAACTGATTGACCTGCTTGAAACCCGCGTCACGGCGCTCCTGTCGCAGCTCGAAACCCTGCGCGAGGAGAACAGTCGCCTTCGGGAAGAGGTCGAAGGCGGGCTTTCGACGCTGGTGGAAGAGAATCGAATCCTCAAGGAAGCCCTTGAAGAGGAGCGCACCGTGAAAGATGCGGTGCTTACGCGCATCGACGCGCTGCTGCTCCGCCTCAGGGACCAAACCGGCGACGCCTAG
- the rny gene encoding ribonuclease Y, producing MGLIEIIYVVVGAIIGAASGYALHRYVSSKRIADANELAKRIVEEARKEAQAQKKEILLQGQDEIFHQKRELEHEFKERERELKARDRKMQEQGERLEEKLEKATEKEHEVLAAEKELTRRERHLAGMEEQISSRIDEQERRLQEISGLTAEEAKSRLFEDIESRTRHEAAKMIRLIETESKETADRKAKEIIANAIQRYAGDYVGEQTVTAVTLPSEDMKGRIIGREGRNIRALEAATGVDLIIDDTPETVILSAYSPLRRQVAKMALERLIQDGRIHPARIEDIVRKCEQELEVQIREVGEQATFDAGVHGIHADIVRLLGQLKYRTSFSQNVLQHSLEVAALCGMMAAELGMDIKKAKRAGLLHDIGKAVDHEVEGPHAIIGADIAKKYNESKEIIHAIAAHHEDTPPKSALAVLVQAADGLSGARPGARKELLENYVKRLEDLENIATGFEGVAKAYAIQAGREIRVMVNSDNVDDDQTYMLCKDIAGKIEKNLTYPGQIRVTVIRERRAVGFAK from the coding sequence ATGGGGCTCATCGAAATCATCTACGTCGTCGTGGGAGCGATCATCGGCGCGGCATCGGGCTATGCCCTGCACCGCTATGTCAGCTCCAAGCGCATCGCCGATGCCAACGAACTCGCCAAGCGCATCGTCGAGGAAGCCCGCAAGGAAGCGCAGGCCCAGAAAAAGGAAATTCTGCTCCAGGGCCAGGACGAAATCTTTCACCAGAAGCGCGAACTGGAACACGAGTTCAAGGAACGCGAACGCGAACTGAAGGCCCGTGACCGCAAGATGCAGGAACAGGGCGAACGCCTGGAGGAAAAGCTCGAAAAGGCCACCGAAAAGGAGCACGAGGTGCTCGCCGCCGAAAAAGAGCTGACCCGCCGCGAACGTCACCTGGCCGGCATGGAGGAGCAGATTTCCTCCCGCATCGATGAACAGGAACGCCGCCTGCAGGAAATATCCGGCCTGACCGCCGAAGAGGCGAAATCGCGTCTTTTCGAAGACATCGAATCGCGCACCCGTCACGAAGCCGCCAAGATGATCCGGCTCATCGAAACCGAGTCGAAGGAAACCGCCGACCGCAAGGCCAAGGAAATCATCGCCAACGCCATCCAGCGCTACGCCGGCGACTACGTGGGCGAGCAGACGGTGACGGCCGTGACCCTGCCCAGCGAAGACATGAAGGGCCGCATCATCGGCCGCGAAGGGCGCAACATCCGCGCGCTGGAAGCGGCCACGGGCGTGGACCTGATCATCGACGACACCCCGGAGACGGTCATCCTTTCCGCCTACAGCCCGCTGCGCCGCCAGGTGGCCAAGATGGCCCTGGAACGGCTGATCCAGGACGGGCGCATCCACCCCGCGCGCATCGAGGACATCGTGCGCAAGTGCGAGCAGGAGCTTGAAGTGCAGATCCGCGAGGTGGGCGAACAGGCCACCTTCGACGCGGGGGTGCACGGCATCCACGCCGACATCGTGCGCCTGCTGGGCCAGCTGAAGTACCGCACCAGCTTCTCGCAGAACGTGCTGCAACACTCGCTGGAAGTGGCCGCCCTGTGTGGCATGATGGCCGCCGAACTCGGCATGGACATCAAGAAGGCCAAGCGCGCGGGCCTCTTGCACGACATCGGCAAGGCCGTGGACCACGAGGTGGAAGGGCCGCACGCCATCATTGGCGCGGACATCGCCAAGAAGTACAACGAGAGCAAGGAAATCATCCACGCCATCGCCGCCCACCACGAGGACACCCCGCCCAAGTCGGCCCTGGCCGTGCTGGTGCAGGCCGCCGACGGCCTGTCCGGCGCCCGCCCCGGCGCCCGCAAGGAACTGCTGGAAAACTACGTGAAGCGGCTGGAAGACCTGGAGAACATCGCCACCGGCTTCGAAGGCGTGGCCAAGGCCTACGCCATCCAGGCGGGCCGCGAGATCCGTGTCATGGTCAATTCCGACAACGTGGACGACGACCAGACCTACATGCTGTGCAAGGACATCGCGGGCAAGATCGAAAAGAACCTGACCTACCCCGGCCAGATCCGGGTCACGGTCATCCGCGAACGCCGCGCCGTGGGCTTCGCCAAGTAA
- the zapA gene encoding cell division protein ZapA — MRTYNLTVLGLEVSFKAEADPARVETAKALVEERFNRLKFHGRQLSKEKLLTFLVLGLADDLLQSTQQKDEMRTRMEALLAKIEESA, encoded by the coding sequence ATGCGTACATACAACCTCACCGTGCTGGGGCTTGAGGTTTCCTTCAAGGCCGAGGCCGACCCCGCAAGGGTCGAAACCGCCAAGGCCCTGGTGGAAGAGCGGTTCAACAGACTGAAGTTCCACGGAAGACAGCTCAGCAAGGAGAAGCTGCTGACCTTTCTGGTTCTGGGACTGGCGGACGACCTGTTGCAGTCTACCCAGCAGAAGGACGAAATGCGTACCCGCATGGAAGCCCTGCTGGCGAAAATAGAGGAATCTGCGTAA
- a CDS encoding ATPase P gives MLRLEIPGREALELDHLVLDYNGTIAASGALVDGVAERITRLADELTVHVVTADTFGSVASALAGLPVRLHVLPPGMQDEAKRRYVADLGSLRTVAMGNGRNDLLMLLEVGLSVAVMGDEGASVQTLCAADVAVRHICDGLDLLLHPLRLVATLRR, from the coding sequence ATGCTCAGACTGGAGATTCCGGGCCGCGAGGCCCTTGAACTGGACCATCTTGTTCTGGACTACAACGGCACCATAGCGGCTTCCGGCGCGCTGGTGGACGGCGTGGCCGAACGCATCACCCGGCTGGCCGACGAACTGACCGTGCACGTGGTCACGGCGGACACCTTCGGCTCCGTGGCCTCGGCGCTGGCCGGGCTGCCGGTGCGCCTGCACGTGCTGCCGCCCGGCATGCAGGACGAGGCCAAGCGCCGCTACGTGGCCGACCTTGGCTCGCTGCGCACCGTGGCCATGGGCAACGGGCGCAACGACCTGCTCATGTTGCTGGAGGTGGGGCTTTCCGTGGCGGTGATGGGCGACGAGGGCGCCTCTGTGCAGACGTTGTGCGCCGCCGACGTGGCCGTGCGCCACATTTGCGACGGGCTGGACCTTTTGCTGCACCCGTTGCGGCTGGTGGCCACGCTGCGCAGGTAG
- the glmU gene encoding bifunctional UDP-N-acetylglucosamine diphosphorylase/glucosamine-1-phosphate N-acetyltransferase GlmU has protein sequence MASITGALILAAGKGTRMHSDKPKVLQSILGEPMLRFVYDALEPLFGGNLWTVIGHKADMVREAFKGEDHRFVVQEKQLGTGHALQAAWDELKAAGLDRVVVVNGDTPLLPTSTVATFLKEALDADVAFMTLTLPDPGAYGRVVRHNRRVVAIVEAKDYDETLYGPEPDEINAGIYCLRMDAVEKLLPRLTNANKSGEYYITDLVGLAVAERMDVIGVECGQDPNLLGVNDPAELIRSEALVRARIALNWIEKRVLIHAPETVRISPRAVLEPGAEIYGPCEIYGASRIARAAVVHSHCWLRDAVVAEGATVHPFSHVEKAEIGPDCVVGPYARLRPGAVMEEGARVGNFVEMKKARLGKGAKANHLTYLGDAEVGPGANIGAGTITCNYDGVHKHKTVIGEGAFIGSNSALVAPVTIGAGSLVGAGSVITKDVPDDSLAIARGRQTNLPRRRNS, from the coding sequence ATGGCGTCCATTACCGGCGCTCTCATACTGGCAGCGGGCAAGGGCACCCGCATGCATTCCGACAAGCCCAAGGTATTGCAGTCCATCCTGGGCGAACCCATGCTGCGCTTCGTGTACGATGCGCTGGAGCCGCTGTTCGGCGGCAACCTGTGGACCGTCATCGGCCACAAGGCCGACATGGTGCGCGAAGCCTTCAAGGGCGAGGACCACCGCTTCGTGGTGCAGGAAAAGCAGTTGGGCACCGGGCACGCCCTGCAGGCCGCCTGGGACGAACTGAAGGCCGCGGGCCTTGACCGCGTGGTGGTCGTCAACGGCGACACCCCGCTGCTGCCCACATCCACCGTGGCCACCTTCCTGAAGGAAGCCCTGGACGCGGATGTGGCCTTCATGACCCTGACCCTGCCCGACCCCGGCGCCTACGGACGCGTGGTGCGCCACAACCGCCGCGTGGTGGCCATCGTCGAGGCCAAGGACTACGACGAAACCCTGTACGGTCCGGAACCGGACGAGATCAACGCGGGCATCTATTGCCTGCGCATGGACGCGGTGGAAAAACTGCTGCCGCGCCTGACCAACGCCAACAAGAGCGGCGAATACTACATCACCGACCTCGTGGGCTTGGCCGTGGCCGAGCGCATGGACGTCATCGGCGTGGAATGCGGGCAGGACCCCAACCTGCTGGGCGTCAACGACCCGGCGGAGCTGATCCGGTCGGAAGCGTTGGTGCGCGCGCGCATCGCCCTGAACTGGATAGAGAAGCGCGTGCTCATCCACGCGCCGGAAACCGTGCGCATCAGCCCGCGCGCCGTGCTTGAGCCAGGCGCGGAAATATACGGCCCCTGCGAAATATACGGGGCTTCACGCATAGCGCGCGCAGCCGTTGTCCATTCGCACTGCTGGCTGCGCGACGCCGTGGTGGCGGAAGGCGCCACCGTGCACCCCTTCAGCCACGTGGAAAAGGCCGAGATAGGCCCCGACTGCGTGGTGGGCCCCTACGCCCGCCTGCGCCCCGGCGCGGTGATGGAGGAAGGCGCGCGCGTCGGCAACTTCGTGGAAATGAAAAAGGCCCGCCTGGGCAAGGGGGCCAAGGCCAACCACCTGACCTACCTTGGCGACGCAGAGGTGGGCCCCGGCGCCAACATCGGCGCGGGCACCATTACCTGCAACTACGACGGGGTGCACAAGCACAAGACCGTCATCGGCGAAGGGGCGTTCATCGGCAGCAACAGTGCGCTGGTGGCCCCGGTGACCATAGGCGCGGGCAGCCTGGTGGGTGCCGGTTCCGTCATAACCAAGGACGTTCCGGACGATTCGCTGGCCATCGCGCGGGGCCGCCAGACGAACCTGCCGCGCCGCAGGAACTCTTGA